In a single window of the Lodderomyces elongisporus chromosome 4, complete sequence genome:
- the RSP5 gene encoding NEDD4 E3 ubiquitin-protein ligase, with the protein MTRNTSTISVKVVAAESLYKRDVFRQPDPFAVITVDGSQTKTTKTAKKTLNPYWNETFNFQALEDSILVIQVFDQKKFKKKDQGFLGVVNIRIGDVINFGLNSSEETITRDLKKSMENVAISGKIIVVISHNSGSGSNSGNGNGHSSSRAASSSTASHSASNGRRSLPPASSTTTSTSSTVAVGGGGGGASTATNGTASATGTGTSNGHAHGSAPSAADPGSTATAAAHRQYSSFEDQYGRLPPGWERRTDNFGRTYYVDHNSRTTTWQRPALDQSETERGQQRQDTTEAERRQHRGRTLPGEQPSTPGGSSVTSGNVTVNATGANSPVNPAAAVSMAASGATTSGLGELPSGWEQRFTNEGRPYFVDHNTRTTTWVDPRRQQYIRTFGPNTTIQQQPVSQLGPLPSGWEMRLTNTARVYFVDHNTKTTTWDDPRLPSSLDQNVPQYKRDFRRKVIYFRSQPALRILPGQCHIKVRRDHIFEDSYQEIMRQTPEDLKKRLMIKFDGEEGLDYGGVSREFFFLLSHDMFNPFYCLFEYSSHDNYTLQINPNSGINPEHLNYFKFIGRVVGLGVFHRRFLDAFFVGALYKMMLHKKPMLQDMEGVDAEFYRSLKWILDNDITDILDLTFSTEEEKFGERVEVDLKPNGKDIEVTEDNKQEYVELITEWRISKRVEEQFRAFIDGFNELIPQDLVNVFDERELELLIGGLAEIDVEDWKKHTDYRGYQESDQVIQWFWKCINEWDSEQKARLLQFTTGTSRIPVNGFKDLQGSDGPRRFTIEKAGEPNQLPKSHTCFNRVDLPPYADYASLKQKLSLAVEETVGFGQE; encoded by the coding sequence ATGACCAGAAACACTTCTACAATCAGTGTTAAGGTGGTTGCTGCAGAGTCACTCTACAAAAGAGATGTTTTTAGACAGCCAGACCCCTTTGCAGTCATCACTGTTGATGGATCACAGACAAAGACTACAAAGACAGCGAAAAAGACATTAAACCCATATTGGAATGAAACCTTCAACTTCCAGGCATTGGAAGACTCAATACTCGTTATCCAAGTATTTGATCAGAAAAAGtttaaaaagaaggacCAAGGATTCCTTGGTGTTGTCAATATCAGAATTGGAGATGTCATCAACTTTGGCTTGAATAGCTCAGAAGAAACCATTACGAGGGATTTAAAGAAACTGATGGAAAATGTAGCAATTAGTGGGAAAATAATAGTAGTTATATCCCACAACAGTGGAAGTGGCAGTAACagtggaaatggaaatggacaTAGCTCTAGTAGAGCTGCTTCTTCAAGTACAGCATCGCACAGTGCTAGTAATGGCCGCAGATCGCTTCCTCCTGCCTCTTCAACGACAACTTCCACCTCCTCGACTGTTGCGgtaggaggaggaggaggaggagcaTCAACTGCAACAAATGGTACCGCATCAGCTACCGGTACAGGAACTTCTAATGGCCATGCTCATGGCAGCGCACCATCTGCTGCTGATCCAGGCTCGACAGCAACTGCAGCAGCACATAGACAATATTCGTCATTTGAAGACCAGTATGGTAGATTACCTCCAGGATGGGAAAGAAGAACTGATAACTTTGGAAGAACTTATTATGTTGACCACAATTCAAGAACCACTACGTGGCAAAGACCGGCATTGGACCAAAGTGAAACTGAAAGAGGCCAACAGAGACAAGACACCACAGAGGCAGAGAGAAGACAGCATCGTGGTAGAACATTGCCCGGAGAACAACCAAGCACCCCAGGTGGATCATCTGTGACTAGCGGCAATGTCACTGTGAATGCTACAGGTGCTAATAGTCCTGTTAACCCAGCAGCCGCTGTGTCAATGGCAGCATCGGGCGCAACTACTTCTGGTTTAGGTGAATTGCCATCAGGATGGGAGCAACGATTCACTAATGAAGGAAGACCTTATTTTGTTGACCACAATACTAGAACCACGACATGGGTTGATCCAAGAAGACAGCAATATATACGTACTTTTGGCCCCAACACCACGATCCAGCAACAGCCAGTGAGTCAATTGGGACCTTTACCTTCTGGTTGGGAAATGAGATTGACAAACACTGCAAGAGTTTATTTCGTTGATCATAATACGAAAACAACCACTTGGGACGATCCTAGATTGCCTTCTTCGTTGGACCAAAATGTACCACAGTATAAGCGTGATTTTAGAAGGAAAGTTATATACTTCCGTTCACAACCTGCATTGAGAATCTTGCCTGGTCAATGTCATATCAAGGTGAGAAGAGACCATATATTTGAGGATAGTTACCAAGAGATTATGAGACAAACACCAGAagatttgaagaagagacTCATGATCAAATTCGATGGTGAAGAAGGTTTGGATTACGGTGGAGTTTCACGtgaattctttttccttctatCCCACGATATGTTTAATCCattttattgtttgtttgagTACAGTTCCCACGATAACTATACTTTACAAATCAACCCCAACTCCGGTATCAATCCTGAGCATTTGAACTACTTTAAATTCATTGGCCGTGTTGTTGGATTGGGTGTTTTCCACAGACGTTTCCTTGATGCATTCTTTGTTGGTGCATTGTACAAGATGATGCTACATAAAAAACCAATGCTTCAAGATATGGAAGGTGTGGATGCAGAGTTTTACAGATCTTTGAAGTGGATTTTGGACAATGACATAACAGACATTTTGGATCTTACGTTTAGCactgaagaagagaaatttGGTGAAAGAGTGGAAgttgacctcaaacctaaTGGTAAAGATATTGAAGTTACCGAGGATAACAAGCAGGAGTATGTCGAATTGATCACCGAGTGGAGAATCAGTAAGCGTGTTGAAGAGCAGTTCCGTGCATTCATTGATGGATTCAATGAACTCATTCCACAGGACCTTGTGAATGTTTTTGATGAGCGAGAATTGGAATTGCTCATTGGTGGTTTAGCCGAAATTGATGTTGAGGATTGGAAGAAACATACAGATTATAGAGGATACCAAGAATCAGACCAAGTAATACAGTGGTTCTGGAAATGTATTAATGAATGGGACTCGGAACAAAAAGCCAGATTATTACAATTCACCACTGGTACTTCGCGTATACCAGTGAATGGTTTCAAGGATTTGCAAGGTAGTGATGGTCCCAGAAGATTCACAATCGAAAAGGCAGGAGAGCCTAATCAATTGCCAAAGAGTCATACATGTTTCAATAGAGTTGATTTACCGCCATATGCTGACTATGCAAGTTTAAAGCAAAAGTTGAGTTTGGCAGTCGAGGAAACTGTTGGATTTGGACAAGAGTAA